The DNA sequence CCcattaaaacaattacaacaaaCAATGGTAATGACAATACAATACTAACAAATATACTTGATCCAATTAAAAGTGGAACATTATTATCACTAACTGAACCATTGTTAAGATCATTtttggttgattttttcaatggtaataaattgatataaataatgTAATTATAAATCACTTGTATAGGTATACTTGTAAGAAATCCTTTCCACATCACCGTTTCTAAATCTTGAGTTAACCCAGAATAAAACATCGCAACaagtataaatatattatgAAATGGAATAactaataaattgtttttaatttgaGGAACAAATGTCAAATATGATGGACGTGATTGTTTGGATTCAGAATCAGTTTCTaagttattgttgttggataCATCCTTACTGAAGGATACCGTCTTTTTCATAGGTCTAATTGTTGCCGGCATTCCTAAAATTTATAgtctatatatatatgtgaTAAAATCTGAGAATaccaatttataaatattataCCTCTATATCAGAGCGGAGTTGTTATGAAATGGCGTTGAGAAGTTAATATTAAGGTGCTCCTGGAGGTGAactatttttcaattttttattgattgttaGTTAACTAtttgtttgaatttatttGCGCGTGAGTGGATTTACGCCAAAGTCGTGTCTTTTTGCTGCTCGTGGGACGAACAAATAAACTTTCGACTCATTGAAGAATACATGGACCTACAACTCCTCCCATCTCGACTGCTACTGGTTAAAAACGACGAAAGCGAATGGCCATAACAATACTGTTAACAAATCTACATCTATACACTTTGTTATCTTTTGAAATATTCTATTAACAGCATAACATATATCTTCTCTCTTTATTAGAGtgattatcatcatcatcaattatgtATATGATGATTCTTTAAGAAGAAATCTTTTGgtgttaaaaaaaaaggcgACCACCAACAtctcatcaacaacaacaacaacaacaacaaccaaaaacaaaaagtgCGTTgcaagaattttttttttttttttcattctaCTAACTAACCACTTAAATCATATCCAATTTCTTAGCTTCCCTTCGTTATCACTATCAATATTATACTCTGCTATGGATGCATATCACGAATTCATTGATCCATCAAAAGTGAATAATTGTGTGGGATGTAATTTCATCTCATCAACCAAAAGAAACCTCATAGTGGGTAAAGGGTCATTAttacaaatttttgataccatccaattaaaacaatcCACTATTAATAAACCACAATATcgattgaaatt is a window from the Candida dubliniensis CD36 chromosome 4, complete sequence genome containing:
- a CDS encoding glycosylphosphatidylinositol anchor biosynthesis protein, putative (Similar to S. cerevisiae GPI11;~In S. cerevisiae: ER membrane protein involved in a late step of glycosylphosphatidylinositol (GPI) anchor assembly; involved in the addition of phosphoethanolamine to the multiply mannosylated GPI intermediate), which translates into the protein MPATIRPMKKTVSFSKDVSNNNNLETDSESKQSRPSYLTFVPQIKNNLLVIPFHNIFILVAMFYSGLTQDLETVMWKGFLTSIPIQVIYNYIIYINLLPLKKSTKNDLNNGSVSDNNVPLLIGSSIFVSIVLSLPLFVVIVLMGAPVYKYSLKTLYLSLHLSQLIFNPLIILFNLDVNKINKLFKQDHLYRIIFRHCILSSVLLTLGGCWLGVIPIPLDWDRPWQQWPITLLIGGYLGGVVGGVLSLIVNYFSHSVDQN